A region from the Pseudodesulfovibrio sp. JC047 genome encodes:
- the nhaB gene encoding sodium/proton antiporter NhaB, with amino-acid sequence MAQPLARTFVNMFLGNAPVWYKLTILACLVCNPIIMITVGPFVAGWLLIAEFIFTLTMALKCYPLPAGGLLAIEAVAMGLTSADVVYHEALNNFEVILLLIFMVAGIHFMKDFLQFTFTRILVRVRSKKLIALLFCLAGAFLSAFLDALTVTAVIIAVAYGFYNVYHRFASGKGSGDSHNLISDEFVKQKDREELLAFRAFLRNLMMHGAVGTALGGVCTLVGEPQNLLIAHEMGWHFIPFIVKVLPVSMPVLAVGLLTCLAVEQFKVFGYGAELPGNIRSFLLETAIRMEKEQGQRGKVKLCIQALIGVWLILALAMHLAAVGLVGLSVIILLTSMTGVVEESQLGHAFEEALPFTALLVVFFSIVGVIHSQNLFAPIIGYVLSMKGQMQLVAYYAANGLLSSISDNVFVATVYISETKLHFIGLLDALPGIGMSGQALMAKLTDSSLVRADVIASLPATVAPQVQEMMAHFDKLAVAINTGTNIPSVATPNGQAAFLFLLTSALAPVIRLSYGRMVILALPYTITMSLTGLAAVYYLL; translated from the coding sequence ATGGCTCAACCTTTAGCACGGACTTTTGTCAATATGTTCCTCGGCAATGCCCCGGTGTGGTATAAGCTTACCATCCTTGCATGTCTTGTCTGCAACCCGATTATCATGATTACCGTCGGGCCTTTTGTGGCGGGCTGGTTGCTGATTGCAGAATTCATTTTTACCCTGACGATGGCTTTGAAGTGTTATCCGCTTCCGGCTGGTGGGCTTTTGGCTATCGAAGCCGTTGCCATGGGGCTGACTTCAGCAGACGTCGTGTACCATGAAGCCCTCAATAATTTCGAGGTGATTCTGCTGTTGATCTTCATGGTTGCCGGTATTCATTTCATGAAGGATTTCCTGCAATTCACGTTTACTCGAATCCTGGTTCGGGTTCGGTCGAAAAAACTGATTGCATTGTTGTTCTGTCTGGCCGGAGCCTTCCTTTCTGCTTTCCTCGACGCCCTGACGGTGACGGCTGTCATTATTGCCGTGGCCTATGGATTTTATAATGTCTACCACCGTTTTGCTTCGGGCAAAGGCAGTGGCGATTCTCACAATCTGATTTCGGATGAGTTTGTCAAGCAGAAGGACCGCGAAGAGCTGTTGGCATTCCGGGCCTTTCTTCGCAATCTGATGATGCACGGTGCCGTGGGTACAGCGCTTGGCGGTGTCTGTACTCTCGTCGGTGAGCCGCAGAATCTCTTGATTGCCCATGAGATGGGATGGCATTTCATTCCCTTCATCGTCAAGGTGCTGCCGGTGTCCATGCCGGTTCTTGCCGTGGGACTGCTGACCTGTCTTGCCGTGGAACAGTTTAAAGTGTTTGGCTACGGAGCCGAGCTTCCTGGAAATATTCGTTCGTTTTTGTTGGAAACAGCCATTCGTATGGAAAAGGAACAGGGACAGCGTGGCAAGGTCAAATTATGTATCCAGGCCCTGATCGGGGTGTGGCTTATTTTGGCTCTCGCCATGCATCTTGCTGCGGTCGGTCTGGTCGGCCTGTCCGTTATTATTCTGTTGACGTCCATGACTGGCGTTGTGGAAGAAAGCCAGCTTGGACATGCCTTTGAGGAGGCACTGCCTTTTACCGCACTGCTCGTTGTCTTCTTCTCTATTGTTGGTGTCATTCATTCCCAGAATCTGTTTGCGCCCATTATTGGGTATGTCTTGAGCATGAAAGGACAGATGCAGTTGGTGGCCTATTATGCGGCTAACGGTCTTTTGTCCTCCATCTCCGATAACGTGTTTGTGGCGACGGTGTACATCTCGGAGACCAAGCTGCATTTCATCGGTCTGCTTGACGCCCTGCCGGGTATCGGCATGAGCGGTCAGGCTCTCATGGCCAAATTGACCGATTCCAGTCTGGTTCGGGCCGACGTCATTGCCAGCCTGCCTGCCACGGTCGCTCCTCAGGTTCAAGAGATGATGGCTCATTTTGACAAGTTGGCGGTTGCCATCAATACCGGAACAAACATTCCGTCCGTGGCGACTCCCAATGGACAGGCCGCATTCCTGTTCCTGTTGACAAGCGCGCTTGCGCCGGTCATCCGTTTGTCATACGGCCGTATGGTCATCCTTGCGTTGCCATACACCATCACCATGTCCCTGACTGGTTTGGCTGCCGTGTATTATCTGTTGTAA
- a CDS encoding transferase, translating into MKSIARLVDHIISRVNVNLKPIGRDVEPAVRQSIRTDKLTQYYAYYALSIDHPWYFRFQESNLGGSYFLGKCEVDRSVVLKSDIRGDELKPKGAVAYFGGLGTELYQDEIIQIVNSFLVKTLIHNNSQNPEIPEYFRILNTVAMHYSNIHGTTTEGAYLGAFATADLSVLHNCVLGDFAYVQAGDLSRQTIQSGRVWIHQPGVFEFDYMHDPEIIDRYVTFDSKGQLTGEFSDFVRERRSDFLPMYDSLAFESPVPVPESAFLSRYAVVKGESHLGDNCLVAQRACLENATLGNGSNAQENCFIVDSKLEAMDVIAHGGKLIHVELGEKVFVGFNSFLHGEADRKILVGAGTIVMPHTIIDALEPLDIPKKMIVWGYIRTQEDLASHSMSLDDFSKQRELRLGALVFNGDGAAFIKGFQRRIEHILQENGAYYDGNDATRGHAQKTQSVSYNLFQPYLAGEEEAMFPAIVVGNR; encoded by the coding sequence ATGAAAAGCATTGCACGTCTTGTCGATCATATTATCTCACGGGTGAATGTGAATCTGAAACCCATTGGTCGTGATGTCGAACCCGCTGTTCGGCAGTCGATCAGAACTGACAAGCTGACGCAGTATTATGCGTATTATGCCCTTTCAATTGACCATCCCTGGTACTTTCGTTTTCAGGAAAGCAACTTGGGAGGATCGTATTTTCTCGGAAAGTGCGAGGTTGATCGGTCAGTCGTTCTCAAGAGCGACATTCGCGGGGACGAGCTGAAGCCCAAAGGGGCGGTCGCGTATTTTGGTGGGCTTGGAACGGAGTTATATCAGGATGAGATTATCCAGATCGTCAACAGCTTTCTGGTCAAGACCCTGATTCACAATAATTCTCAAAATCCTGAAATTCCCGAGTATTTTCGTATTCTCAACACCGTGGCCATGCATTATTCAAATATTCATGGGACAACCACGGAAGGGGCGTATCTCGGTGCCTTTGCAACTGCGGATCTGTCTGTCCTGCATAATTGTGTGCTGGGCGATTTCGCGTATGTGCAGGCTGGTGATTTGTCTCGACAGACGATTCAGTCCGGTCGGGTGTGGATTCATCAGCCCGGGGTTTTCGAATTCGACTACATGCACGACCCGGAGATTATTGATCGGTATGTGACCTTTGACAGCAAGGGACAGTTGACCGGTGAATTCTCGGATTTTGTCAGGGAACGTCGGAGTGATTTTTTGCCCATGTATGATTCCCTGGCTTTCGAAAGTCCTGTGCCGGTGCCGGAGAGTGCTTTTTTGAGCCGGTATGCCGTGGTCAAGGGCGAGAGCCATCTGGGAGACAATTGTCTGGTGGCGCAACGGGCGTGTCTGGAGAACGCGACACTCGGTAACGGTTCGAATGCGCAGGAAAATTGTTTTATCGTTGATTCGAAGCTGGAAGCGATGGATGTGATTGCTCATGGCGGCAAGCTCATTCACGTGGAACTTGGAGAAAAGGTTTTTGTCGGATTCAATTCGTTTCTTCATGGTGAAGCTGACAGGAAAATTCTGGTTGGGGCCGGGACAATCGTCATGCCACACACGATTATCGACGCGCTTGAGCCGCTTGATATCCCGAAAAAAATGATTGTCTGGGGATACATTCGGACCCAGGAAGATCTCGCATCCCACAGCATGAGTCTGGATGATTTTTCCAAACAACGGGAATTGCGTCTCGGTGCGCTTGTTTTCAATGGGGACGGGGCTGCTTTTATCAAGGGATTTCAACGTCGTATTGAGCACATCTTGCAGGAAAATGGTGCCTATTATGACGGGAATGATGCAACCCGTGGCCATGCCCAAAAGACTCAAAGCGTTTCATACAACTTATTTCAGCCCTATCTCGCAGGTGAAGAAGAAGCCATGTTTCCGGCAATTGTCGTCGGGAATCGGTAG
- a CDS encoding stomatin-like protein has product MDPATLTSLVTVIVFAVIVVTLLIKTAVIVPQKSQFVVERLGKYSKSIGAGLHILIPFIDKIAYKRSLKEEVMDIPAQSCITRDNVSVTIDGVLYIRVIDAKMSCYGIENYYIAASQLAQTSLRSAIGKIDLDKTFEERETINASVVQAVDEAAQEWGVKIMRYEIKDITPPSTVMNAMEQQMKAEREKRAEIAISEGDRQSRINRSEGLRQEAVQISEGEKQKRINEAQGRAQEILLVADATAQGLQKVAEVINLPGGAEAMNLKVAEQYIDEFGNLAKENNTMIIPADLANMGGMVATATEIIKKTSATPTHAPKKAAKKQPAATQGTPKSVGGFAVE; this is encoded by the coding sequence ATGGATCCAGCAACATTGACATCGCTTGTCACGGTTATTGTCTTTGCAGTGATCGTGGTCACCCTGCTTATCAAGACAGCGGTGATCGTTCCGCAAAAAAGCCAATTCGTGGTAGAACGACTCGGCAAATATTCCAAAAGTATTGGTGCGGGCCTGCACATCCTGATCCCCTTCATCGACAAGATCGCGTACAAACGCAGTCTCAAGGAAGAGGTCATGGATATTCCGGCCCAGAGCTGCATCACCCGGGACAATGTGTCCGTGACCATTGACGGCGTGCTGTACATCCGGGTCATCGACGCAAAAATGTCCTGCTATGGCATTGAAAATTATTATATCGCCGCCTCCCAACTGGCACAGACGTCGCTCCGGTCCGCCATCGGCAAGATCGATCTGGACAAGACCTTTGAGGAACGCGAGACCATCAACGCCTCGGTTGTCCAGGCCGTTGACGAAGCCGCCCAGGAATGGGGGGTCAAGATCATGCGGTACGAGATCAAGGACATCACCCCGCCCAGCACGGTCATGAACGCCATGGAACAGCAGATGAAGGCGGAACGGGAAAAACGTGCGGAAATCGCCATCTCCGAAGGTGATCGCCAATCCCGCATCAACCGAAGTGAAGGTCTGAGACAAGAAGCGGTCCAGATTTCCGAAGGTGAAAAGCAGAAACGCATCAACGAAGCCCAGGGACGCGCCCAAGAAATTCTTCTGGTCGCGGACGCCACGGCCCAGGGACTGCAAAAGGTGGCCGAAGTCATCAACCTCCCGGGCGGTGCCGAAGCCATGAACCTGAAGGTCGCCGAACAATACATCGACGAATTCGGCAATCTGGCCAAGGAAAACAACACCATGATTATCCCGGCCGACCTCGCCAACATGGGCGGCATGGTGGCCACGGCAACGGAAATCATCAAGAAAACATCGGCCACGCCGACACATGCTCCCAAAAAAGCGGCCAAAAAACAGCCCGCAGCGACACAGGGAACCCCCAAATCAGTGGGTGGATTCGCCGTCGAATAG
- a CDS encoding NfeD family protein, translated as MDYFNSMENILWLIWLGIGVFFLVAEFVMPAFIVIFFGVGAIIAGISAFFGVSLQMQVLIFVIASLSLILLLRKTMAATFSGQSASEEETDTAIGALCEVVEAIDPPQPGRIKYLGSFWSAQCDVPVAIGDMVRISQRNPKDPNAFIVTKEH; from the coding sequence ATGGACTATTTCAACTCAATGGAAAACATACTCTGGCTGATCTGGCTGGGCATTGGCGTCTTCTTCCTTGTGGCAGAATTCGTGATGCCCGCCTTTATCGTGATTTTTTTTGGTGTGGGAGCAATCATTGCCGGTATTTCGGCTTTTTTCGGGGTTTCTCTCCAAATGCAAGTCCTCATTTTCGTCATTGCATCCCTGAGCCTGATTCTCCTGCTGCGAAAGACCATGGCCGCGACCTTTTCCGGACAATCCGCTTCGGAAGAAGAGACCGACACTGCCATCGGGGCATTGTGCGAAGTCGTGGAGGCCATTGATCCGCCTCAGCCGGGACGAATCAAATACCTGGGTTCATTCTGGTCGGCTCAGTGCGACGTCCCTGTGGCTATCGGCGACATGGTCCGCATCAGCCAACGCAATCCCAAAGACCCCAACGCGTTTATCGTAACAAAGGAGCATTGA
- a CDS encoding metalloregulator ArsR/SmtB family transcription factor: MKQDLVTLRQFEERAHVIKAMAHPSRLIMIDELSRGERCVCDLRDLVGADISTVSKHLAVLKKVGIVEDEKRGKNVYYRLKVPCVLNFFQCIESVLAANK, from the coding sequence ATGAAACAGGATCTCGTCACCCTCCGCCAATTTGAAGAGCGGGCACATGTCATCAAGGCCATGGCACATCCGTCGCGGCTGATAATGATCGACGAATTGTCCCGTGGGGAACGGTGCGTATGCGATTTGCGTGATCTGGTGGGGGCGGATATTTCGACGGTCTCCAAGCATCTGGCGGTGCTCAAGAAAGTTGGGATCGTGGAAGACGAGAAGCGGGGCAAGAATGTCTATTATCGGCTGAAAGTCCCTTGTGTGCTCAATTTTTTCCAGTGTATTGAATCAGTTTTGGCGGCGAATAAGTAA
- a CDS encoding permease, whose product MALSEKTQCDCQSCPEPGNARNGVMKYMVIGIVALAVWYGIYSQLSRFADWFAYSLLGLDATSHFGTAVQFFVYDTPKVLLLLILVVFLVGILRSFVTVNWTRSFLAGKRESVGNVLAALLGVVTPFCSCSAVPLFIGFMTAGIPLGVTFSFLIAAPMVNEIALVLLYGLLGWEVAALYFVMGITIAVVAGWVLGRMKLEAHVEDWVKEIRAGEAASDVAMTWPGRFEYALSSVKDITGRVWKFVVLGIAAGALIHGYVPEGQLAGIMGDEAWWSVPLSVILGIPMYTNAAGIIPVVEALLGKGAALGTVLAFMMSVIALSFPEMVILRKVLKPRLIAIFIAVVGSGILAVGYLFNAIV is encoded by the coding sequence ATGGCTTTATCTGAAAAAACGCAGTGTGACTGCCAGTCCTGTCCCGAGCCGGGAAACGCTCGGAATGGGGTTATGAAATATATGGTGATCGGGATCGTGGCTTTGGCTGTTTGGTACGGGATATACAGTCAGCTTTCGCGGTTTGCGGACTGGTTTGCGTATTCCCTGCTTGGCCTGGATGCGACAAGTCATTTTGGCACGGCCGTGCAGTTTTTTGTGTATGACACGCCGAAGGTCTTGCTGCTTTTGATCTTGGTGGTTTTTCTTGTCGGTATCTTGCGGTCGTTCGTGACTGTGAATTGGACCCGGAGTTTTCTGGCCGGGAAGCGGGAATCGGTCGGCAATGTGTTGGCCGCGTTGCTCGGGGTGGTCACGCCTTTCTGCTCGTGTTCGGCTGTTCCGCTGTTCATCGGGTTCATGACCGCCGGGATTCCGCTTGGGGTGACATTTTCCTTTCTCATCGCTGCGCCCATGGTCAACGAGATCGCACTGGTCTTGCTGTATGGTCTGCTGGGGTGGGAAGTCGCGGCTTTGTATTTCGTGATGGGTATCACCATTGCCGTGGTGGCCGGATGGGTGCTTGGACGGATGAAACTCGAAGCGCATGTGGAGGATTGGGTCAAGGAAATTCGGGCTGGTGAAGCCGCTTCGGATGTCGCCATGACCTGGCCTGGCCGGTTCGAATATGCGTTGAGTTCGGTCAAGGATATTACCGGACGGGTCTGGAAGTTCGTGGTCCTTGGCATTGCCGCCGGAGCACTCATTCATGGCTATGTGCCGGAAGGTCAGCTCGCCGGGATCATGGGAGACGAGGCGTGGTGGTCCGTGCCCTTGTCCGTCATTCTGGGCATTCCCATGTACACCAATGCCGCCGGGATCATTCCGGTGGTCGAGGCCCTGCTTGGAAAGGGCGCGGCTCTGGGGACTGTGCTGGCCTTCATGATGTCTGTTATCGCCCTGTCGTTCCCTGAGATGGTCATTTTGCGCAAGGTGCTGAAACCCCGGCTTATCGCCATATTCATCGCGGTGGTCGGCAGCGGTATCCTTGCTGTCGGATATCTTTTCAACGCAATCGTGTAA
- a CDS encoding thioredoxin family protein translates to MKILVMGPGCAKCEQAEKTVREAVAEAGVDASIEKVTDFQEIAKHGIFATPAVVIDGEVKVVGKAPSKKDVLSWL, encoded by the coding sequence ATGAAGATTCTTGTCATGGGTCCGGGATGTGCCAAGTGTGAGCAGGCGGAAAAGACCGTGCGCGAGGCCGTTGCCGAAGCCGGTGTGGATGCCTCGATCGAAAAGGTCACTGATTTTCAGGAGATCGCCAAGCACGGGATTTTTGCGACGCCTGCCGTGGTGATCGACGGCGAGGTCAAGGTCGTTGGCAAGGCGCCGAGTAAGAAAGATGTCTTGAGCTGGTTGTAA
- the metW gene encoding methionine biosynthesis protein MetW has translation MRFDLQVIASWIEPGSKVLDLGCRTGSLLSYLTREKDIVGTGIEIDEDAAGQAIAKGLSVIHGDIYEELEDYPDNAFDYVILSQALMQVTNPAICIRDMLRVGKLGIVSFPNFTHYKNRLQMFFTGRAPVSKELPYEWYNTPNIRVIPITDFLHFCKNMNVPIVKEVAISTYHHDEKGRVITFLPNLFATFGIFMLGQSEA, from the coding sequence ATGCGATTTGACCTTCAAGTCATTGCTTCATGGATAGAACCGGGCAGCAAAGTCCTTGACCTCGGCTGCCGGACCGGCTCGCTGCTCAGCTACCTGACACGGGAAAAGGACATTGTCGGAACCGGCATAGAGATCGACGAGGACGCGGCCGGTCAGGCCATTGCCAAGGGATTGTCCGTGATTCACGGCGATATCTATGAAGAACTCGAAGACTACCCGGACAACGCCTTTGATTATGTCATCCTCTCCCAGGCTCTCATGCAGGTGACAAATCCGGCTATTTGCATACGGGACATGTTGCGGGTCGGCAAACTCGGCATTGTCTCCTTTCCGAACTTCACCCATTACAAGAACCGGCTCCAGATGTTCTTTACCGGACGGGCACCCGTTTCCAAAGAGTTGCCCTATGAATGGTACAACACCCCGAATATCCGGGTCATTCCCATCACGGATTTTCTGCACTTCTGCAAAAACATGAACGTCCCCATCGTCAAGGAAGTCGCCATATCGACGTACCACCATGACGAAAAGGGACGGGTTATCACCTTTTTGCCCAACCTCTTTGCCACGTTCGGCATTTTCATGTTGGGCCAAAGTGAGGCATAG
- a CDS encoding homoserine O-acetyltransferase: MSEYIEHNAHGPSVGLVVKKTFIFDENGAGLTFDSGRTLPSVSLAYETCGTLNEDKSNAILVCHALTGDSHMAGYYAEEDPKPGWWDLMVGPGKPLDTNKYFIICSNTIGSCMGSTGPMTINPDTGQPYGTSFPVATIGDMVRCQRGLIDHLGIDTLLAVVGGSVGGMQVLEWSVRYPDRVRAALPLATTTKHSAQAIAFNEVARQAIMADPTWNQGNYYETGRPEHGLAVARMVGHITYLSDESMRQKFDRRLQDRVELSFDFEADFQVESYLRYQGNKFVDRFDANSFLYLTKAADYFNLENQYGDGSLVAAFSRASCRYLVISFTSDWLYPTYQSKNMVKAMKKNGLDVSFCEIEAPWGHDAFLLPNDRLNGLLSGFLNRVNSEIQKDT; the protein is encoded by the coding sequence ATGAGCGAATACATTGAGCACAATGCCCACGGGCCTTCCGTGGGACTGGTCGTCAAGAAGACCTTCATCTTTGATGAAAACGGGGCGGGGCTGACATTCGATTCGGGTCGAACCCTGCCTTCGGTTTCGCTGGCCTATGAGACCTGCGGGACATTGAACGAAGACAAATCCAACGCCATCCTCGTGTGCCACGCCCTGACCGGCGACTCACACATGGCCGGATATTATGCCGAGGAAGACCCGAAACCCGGCTGGTGGGACCTGATGGTCGGGCCGGGCAAGCCGCTTGATACGAACAAATATTTCATCATCTGCTCGAACACCATCGGTAGTTGCATGGGATCAACCGGTCCCATGACCATCAATCCGGACACCGGCCAGCCGTATGGCACAAGTTTTCCAGTCGCGACTATCGGCGACATGGTCCGTTGCCAACGGGGATTGATCGACCATCTGGGCATTGACACCCTGTTGGCCGTGGTCGGTGGTTCCGTGGGCGGAATGCAGGTTCTGGAATGGTCCGTGCGGTATCCCGATCGGGTACGGGCCGCCCTGCCACTCGCCACCACCACCAAACACTCGGCCCAGGCCATCGCCTTCAATGAAGTCGCCCGGCAGGCCATCATGGCCGATCCCACATGGAATCAGGGTAACTACTATGAAACGGGCCGTCCCGAACACGGATTGGCCGTGGCCCGCATGGTCGGGCACATCACGTATCTGTCTGATGAGTCCATGCGCCAAAAATTTGATCGACGCCTTCAGGACAGGGTGGAACTTTCCTTCGATTTCGAAGCGGATTTTCAGGTCGAAAGTTACCTGCGATATCAAGGCAACAAATTCGTGGATCGATTCGATGCCAACTCATTTTTGTACCTGACCAAGGCCGCCGACTATTTCAATCTGGAAAACCAATACGGCGACGGTTCGCTCGTCGCGGCATTTTCCCGCGCATCCTGTCGATATCTCGTCATCTCCTTTACCTCGGATTGGCTGTATCCGACGTATCAATCAAAAAACATGGTCAAGGCCATGAAAAAGAACGGATTGGATGTGAGCTTCTGCGAAATCGAAGCACCGTGGGGACACGATGCATTTCTGTTGCCCAACGACCGGCTCAATGGCCTGTTGTCAGGCTTTCTCAATCGGGTGAATTCCGAAATTCAAAAGGACACATAA
- a CDS encoding 4-hydroxybenzoate octaprenyltransferase yields the protein MKIWKNFGTVCRMIKIEHSIFALPFAYMGAFLAADGWPGTYNLLVLTVAMVAIRSFAMAFNRYADLDIDRENPRTQKRELVTGELSTSFTLMFILTAAVVFIIACALMNPLCLKLSPLALIMSSSYSFCKRFTHWCHFALGSVLGLAPVAGWLSVDPTVTLPAILLFFGVTLWTAGFDLLYASQDAKFDKERGLYSIPARLGIPAALGISTLSHAIAAAFFLLAGWAAGLGTIYFITAVAIGVILMGEHLLVKPDDMRRVNVAFFTMNGVVAVALFIGTIVDIFA from the coding sequence ATGAAAATATGGAAGAATTTTGGCACGGTGTGCCGGATGATTAAAATCGAACACTCGATCTTTGCCCTGCCCTTCGCGTACATGGGCGCGTTTCTGGCCGCTGACGGCTGGCCCGGAACATATAATCTGCTCGTCCTGACCGTGGCCATGGTCGCTATCCGCTCGTTTGCCATGGCCTTCAATCGGTACGCGGACCTCGACATTGACCGCGAAAATCCACGCACCCAAAAACGGGAACTGGTCACCGGCGAACTGTCCACCAGCTTCACCCTGATGTTCATCCTCACCGCCGCCGTCGTTTTTATTATCGCGTGTGCGCTCATGAACCCGCTCTGCCTGAAACTCTCGCCGCTGGCATTGATCATGTCGTCCTCATACAGCTTCTGCAAACGGTTCACCCATTGGTGTCACTTCGCTCTCGGTTCCGTCCTCGGACTGGCTCCGGTCGCCGGATGGCTCAGTGTGGACCCGACCGTCACCCTGCCGGCCATCCTGCTCTTTTTCGGCGTGACACTGTGGACCGCCGGTTTCGACCTGCTCTACGCCAGTCAGGATGCAAAATTCGACAAGGAACGCGGACTCTATTCCATTCCAGCCAGACTCGGCATCCCTGCCGCACTCGGCATCTCCACCCTGAGCCACGCCATTGCCGCCGCCTTTTTCCTGCTCGCGGGATGGGCTGCCGGACTGGGGACCATCTATTTCATCACTGCCGTCGCCATTGGCGTCATCCTGATGGGCGAACACCTGCTCGTCAAACCGGATGATATGCGACGCGTCAACGTCGCCTTTTTCACCATGAACGGTGTTGTGGCCGTGGCCTTGTTCATTGGAACGATCGTTGATATTTTCGCATAA
- a CDS encoding DMT family transporter, with protein sequence MKWMFVVFALVAGALMPVQAGVNLRLKESLGDPIWAAAVSFAVGTLGLFAYGLISKAPIPTPGMIVSAPAWAWTGGLFGGFFVFAIIVLAGQLGAATMMAWLLAGQFLAAILLDHYGLISFNVHMISWQRIVGVLLLITGATLINKY encoded by the coding sequence ATGAAATGGATGTTCGTCGTGTTCGCACTCGTGGCCGGTGCATTGATGCCGGTCCAGGCTGGCGTCAATTTGCGTCTCAAGGAATCGTTGGGAGACCCCATCTGGGCAGCGGCGGTTTCGTTCGCCGTGGGCACGCTGGGCCTGTTCGCTTATGGGCTCATATCCAAAGCACCCATCCCGACACCGGGCATGATCGTGTCCGCCCCGGCATGGGCATGGACAGGTGGCCTCTTTGGTGGATTTTTCGTCTTCGCAATCATCGTGCTGGCCGGACAGCTCGGGGCCGCGACCATGATGGCCTGGCTTTTGGCCGGACAATTTCTGGCCGCAATACTGCTTGATCATTACGGACTCATCAGCTTCAACGTCCACATGATTTCCTGGCAAAGAATCGTCGGTGTTCTGCTCCTGATTACCGGGGCAACGCTGATCAACAAATATTGA
- a CDS encoding TraR/DksA family transcriptional regulator, with translation MTGTQKREIRKYLIHGLEMVVGADMEHGLTVENCPDDMDFASQLARHGMSVTMQRRRVARIREMEAALRRLSETDYGMCEECGDPIGMARLMAHPSARLCVTCQANAENGLSRCA, from the coding sequence ATGACCGGCACACAGAAACGGGAAATACGAAAATACTTGATACATGGGTTGGAAATGGTGGTCGGGGCGGACATGGAGCACGGTCTGACTGTCGAGAATTGTCCGGACGATATGGATTTCGCTTCCCAATTGGCCCGACACGGCATGAGCGTGACCATGCAGCGGCGGCGGGTGGCCAGGATTCGTGAGATGGAAGCCGCCCTGCGCCGTCTGAGCGAAACCGACTATGGAATGTGCGAGGAATGCGGCGATCCCATTGGCATGGCCCGGCTCATGGCCCACCCCTCGGCCCGATTGTGTGTGACGTGTCAGGCCAATGCCGAGAACGGGTTGTCACGGTGCGCCTGA